The following proteins come from a genomic window of Deltaproteobacteria bacterium:
- a CDS encoding ABC transporter ATP-binding protein produces MINSLPEAVAVEISAAVVVEKPEAVAVKNLEKRYGAFIAVNKITFSVRQGEIFGFLGPNGSGKSTTIRMLCGIITPTSGYGQVAGHDIITGAEEIKRAIGYMSQKFSLYEDLTPFENLRFYLGIYNVPEEQWRERLEWVLDTTRLQEVRHRLARELPPGWRQRLALGCALLHRPRILFLDEPTAGVDPITRQHFWDFIGRLAGEGITVFVTTHYMDEARHCGRIVMINEGRIVAVGSPGEIIAQTCPGRPQANLNDAFVALMTGTTER; encoded by the coding sequence ATGATAAATTCTCTGCCTGAGGCGGTAGCCGTAGAAATATCTGCCGCGGTAGTCGTGGAAAAACCTGAGGCCGTGGCCGTAAAAAATCTGGAAAAGCGTTACGGCGCCTTTATCGCGGTCAATAAAATAACTTTTTCCGTGCGCCAGGGGGAGATTTTCGGCTTTCTCGGCCCCAACGGTTCGGGAAAATCCACCACAATCCGCATGCTTTGCGGGATCATCACGCCTACGTCTGGTTACGGTCAGGTGGCGGGGCATGACATCATCACGGGGGCGGAAGAGATAAAGCGCGCCATCGGCTACATGTCTCAGAAATTTTCCCTCTATGAAGACCTGACGCCGTTTGAAAATCTGCGTTTCTATCTCGGCATTTACAATGTGCCCGAGGAGCAATGGCGGGAGCGCCTGGAGTGGGTGCTCGATACGACCAGGTTGCAGGAAGTCCGCCATCGCCTGGCCCGCGAATTGCCGCCGGGCTGGCGGCAGCGCCTGGCCCTCGGCTGTGCGCTGCTGCACCGGCCGCGCATCCTTTTTCTGGATGAACCGACTGCCGGCGTGGATCCCATCACAAGACAGCACTTTTGGGATTTTATCGGCCGGCTGGCCGGGGAGGGGATAACGGTTTTTGTCACGACCCACTACATGGATGAAGCGCGCCATTGCGGGCGAATCGTGATGATCAATGAAGGACGCATCGTGGCGGTGGGCAGCCCCGGTGAGATTATCGCCCAGACCTGCCCGGGGCGCCCCCAGGCGAACCTGAATGACGCCTTCGTAGCCTTGATGACCGGCACCACGGAGCGATAA
- a CDS encoding ABC transporter ATP-binding protein, translating into MPGCDDAFIRVDNVSFHFASLAAVQGVSFTVGRGMIAGLVGSDGAGKSTLLRMMATMIRPAAGSIAVAGLDVLAEKTRMKHLMGYMPQRFGLYQDLTVGENLDFFMDIFGITGAERVQRRQRYLGFSNLTPFIDRLAGNLSGGMKQKLGLACVLVHEPQVLLLDEPTNGVDPVSRQEFWDILTRMKGGGMTIIIATAYIDEGEKCDQLGLLHRSRLLAWAPPAEIKSSFASLEEAIIQRIGEVDRGLVDDKFSA; encoded by the coding sequence ATGCCTGGTTGCGATGATGCCTTTATCCGGGTGGATAATGTGTCGTTCCACTTCGCTTCCCTGGCGGCGGTGCAGGGGGTGAGTTTCACTGTGGGCCGCGGGATGATTGCCGGTCTTGTGGGCTCCGACGGGGCGGGCAAATCCACCCTGCTCAGGATGATGGCGACCATGATCAGGCCCGCGGCTGGCAGCATTGCCGTCGCCGGGCTGGATGTGTTGGCCGAAAAAACGCGCATGAAGCACCTGATGGGTTATATGCCGCAGCGCTTCGGCCTTTATCAGGATCTGACCGTAGGGGAGAATCTGGATTTTTTCATGGACATCTTCGGTATTACGGGGGCGGAAAGGGTGCAGCGCCGACAACGCTACCTCGGTTTTTCCAACCTTACTCCGTTTATTGATCGTCTGGCCGGCAACCTCTCCGGGGGGATGAAGCAAAAGCTGGGGCTGGCCTGTGTCCTCGTGCACGAGCCGCAGGTGCTCCTCCTTGATGAACCGACCAACGGCGTTGATCCCGTCTCGCGGCAGGAGTTCTGGGATATTCTGACCCGGATGAAGGGCGGGGGGATGACGATTATTATTGCCACGGCCTATATTGACGAAGGGGAAAAATGCGATCAGTTGGGCTTGCTGCACCGTTCCCGGCTGCTGGCCTGGGCGCCCCCGGCGGAGATAAAGTCGTCTTTTGCCAGTCTGGAAGAGGCCATAATCCAGCGTATCGGGGAAGTGGACCGGGGGCTTGTTGATGATAAATTCTCTGCCTGA
- a CDS encoding efflux RND transporter periplasmic adaptor subunit, whose protein sequence is MPLKKRIIIAIFLLLLFSVGLLVYLGQRGVRQGELFYSGTIEATQVNLAFQAGGRVERVLVREGQAVTAGQILAELERAEYEARWEQARANADRAQQQQKQLEAILAVYEKSLPTEVVRAEAGVSALSSQLDELKAGNRVQDVERARQTLLAAQDVWEEARKNWERYDRLFQGGVVSEKERDAVKLKYETALRDYERGREAYDLAKEGPRPETVATARARLAEGEAALKNTRQNLPRIEAAKSDLAAARAQVKAAAAAQAQARIQLDYTQLPAPAPGIITSRNVEPGEVVTPSREVLTLADLSRVELKIFVGETEIGRVKPGQRVDVSVDSFPAKIYPGVVAFISPVGEFTPKIIQTHKERVKLVYLVKISLPNPNLELKTGMPADAWLR, encoded by the coding sequence TTGCCCCTGAAAAAACGAATTATTATAGCTATTTTTTTATTGCTGCTGTTCAGTGTCGGCCTACTGGTTTACCTGGGACAGAGGGGGGTAAGGCAGGGTGAGCTGTTTTACTCGGGGACTATCGAGGCGACGCAGGTCAATCTGGCCTTTCAGGCCGGCGGTCGGGTAGAGCGCGTGTTGGTTCGGGAAGGCCAGGCCGTGACGGCAGGGCAGATACTGGCCGAGTTGGAGCGTGCCGAATATGAAGCCCGCTGGGAACAGGCCCGGGCCAATGCCGACCGGGCGCAACAGCAGCAGAAGCAACTGGAGGCGATCCTGGCGGTTTATGAAAAATCCCTCCCCACGGAAGTTGTCCGGGCCGAAGCAGGCGTGAGCGCACTGAGTTCTCAGCTTGATGAACTCAAGGCGGGCAACCGTGTCCAGGATGTGGAAAGGGCGCGCCAGACATTGCTGGCGGCGCAGGACGTGTGGGAAGAGGCGCGCAAAAACTGGGAAAGATATGATCGGCTCTTCCAGGGCGGCGTCGTTTCGGAAAAGGAAAGGGATGCCGTAAAGCTCAAGTATGAAACGGCGCTCCGGGATTATGAAAGGGGTCGGGAAGCCTACGATCTGGCTAAGGAAGGCCCCCGTCCGGAAACAGTAGCCACGGCGCGGGCCAGGCTGGCGGAAGGTGAAGCCGCCCTCAAGAATACCCGCCAAAATCTGCCGCGGATCGAGGCCGCAAAAAGCGATCTCGCCGCGGCCCGTGCGCAGGTTAAAGCGGCCGCCGCCGCCCAGGCCCAGGCCAGGATACAATTGGATTATACGCAATTGCCGGCCCCGGCCCCGGGCATCATCACGAGCCGCAATGTGGAACCGGGCGAGGTGGTGACGCCGAGCCGGGAAGTTTTAACCCTGGCCGATCTTTCCCGCGTGGAGCTGAAAATCTTTGTGGGCGAGACGGAAATCGGCCGGGTAAAACCGGGACAGCGTGTGGATGTCTCGGTGGACAGCTTCCCCGCTAAAATCTATCCGGGGGTGGTGGCCTTTATTTCCCCCGTGGGTGAGTTTACGCCCAAGATCATCCAGACCCACAAAGAGCGCGTCAAGCTCGTCTACTTGGTCAAGATTTCCCTTCCCAATCCCAATCTCGAACTGAAAACGGGGATGCCGGCCGATGCCTGGTTGCGATGA
- a CDS encoding DNA translocase FtsK 4TM domain-containing protein gives MDGNNFKRAREIYALLFLALAVLLLLSLISYHPGDSSFNRFLTEARAPHNLIGVCGSYTADALFRLLGLTAFLLPLFFFLLALTYFRPDPFPNYPTRIISFFAFMASVAGLLAHLQSDISIFNTPLQTGGLLGDLLTHLLSRYFNPIGAGLLFILAITITLMIMIDFSLLAFTKRLAAWLFSAGRGLKGYGANQGEDDVNTEGIEQPHKKSAPVIEDFSWETRKKVKDAEQSHFDFLETGGDFQLPPLTLLDQVEHKDTKVKRETLLANARLLESKLADFGVEGKVVEIKPGPVITMYELEPAPGVKINRITNLSDDLALALKAPSVRIIAPIPGKAAVGIEVPQQERDSVQLKDVLDNDTFLSSSLRLPIALGVDIAGMPMVTDLIRMPHLLIAGTTGSGKSVALNALICSILFKAPPDEVKFLMIDPKRLEFSSYEGIPHLLHPVVLDPKMAAQVLKWAVEEMERRYQIISLTGVKNIESYNRLLEKKVPKEDKKSMLARLRKGGAEHGPLTDNEDIALPQKLPYIVILIDELADLMLVAQRNVEESLARLAQMARAAGIHLILATQRPSVDVITGVIKANFPTRISFQVSSKVDSRTILDQHGAEKLLGAGDMLFLPPGTSKLTRIHGAYVSDKEIGRIVDFIKKQAQPAYDESIAQFEAETAEEGRKEGDFDEKYDEAVELVTELGHASVSLVQRYMKIGYNRAARIIERMEVEGVVGPSDGVKTRKVLARRIPK, from the coding sequence ATGGATGGAAATAACTTCAAACGGGCGCGAGAAATCTATGCCTTGCTTTTCCTGGCGTTGGCCGTTTTGCTGCTGTTGTCGTTAATCTCTTACCACCCCGGTGATTCTTCCTTTAACCGCTTTCTGACCGAGGCACGTGCGCCCCACAATCTGATCGGCGTCTGCGGATCATACACCGCCGACGCGCTTTTCCGGCTGCTGGGCCTGACCGCTTTTTTGCTGCCCCTGTTTTTTTTTCTGCTCGCCCTGACATATTTTCGGCCGGACCCTTTCCCCAATTACCCGACCCGGATCATTAGTTTCTTTGCCTTCATGGCATCCGTAGCAGGACTGCTCGCCCACCTGCAAAGCGACATCAGCATATTCAATACCCCGTTGCAAACCGGCGGGCTGCTCGGCGACCTGCTGACGCATTTGCTCTCCCGCTATTTCAACCCTATAGGCGCCGGTCTGCTTTTTATCCTTGCGATCACCATAACGCTGATGATCATGATTGATTTCTCTCTCCTTGCCTTTACCAAGAGACTGGCAGCCTGGCTCTTTTCCGCAGGGCGCGGCTTAAAAGGGTATGGCGCCAACCAGGGTGAAGATGACGTAAACACTGAAGGAATAGAGCAGCCGCATAAAAAATCCGCACCGGTAATTGAGGATTTTTCCTGGGAAACCCGGAAAAAAGTCAAGGACGCCGAGCAATCACACTTTGACTTCCTGGAGACAGGCGGCGACTTCCAGTTGCCGCCGCTGACGCTGCTCGATCAGGTGGAACACAAAGATACGAAGGTCAAGCGGGAGACCTTGCTCGCTAATGCCCGACTCCTGGAAAGCAAGCTCGCCGACTTCGGCGTCGAGGGAAAAGTGGTGGAAATCAAACCGGGGCCCGTGATCACCATGTACGAGCTGGAGCCGGCGCCGGGCGTCAAGATCAACCGGATCACGAACCTCTCCGACGACCTGGCTTTGGCACTGAAGGCACCCAGCGTCCGGATCATCGCCCCCATCCCGGGGAAGGCGGCGGTGGGCATTGAGGTTCCTCAGCAGGAACGCGATTCCGTGCAGCTCAAGGACGTGCTCGATAACGATACCTTCCTGAGTTCCTCCCTGCGCCTGCCTATCGCCCTGGGGGTGGACATTGCCGGAATGCCTATGGTCACCGACCTGATCCGGATGCCCCACCTCCTGATTGCGGGCACTACAGGTTCGGGAAAAAGCGTGGCCCTGAATGCCCTGATTTGCAGCATCCTCTTCAAGGCGCCGCCGGACGAGGTAAAATTCCTTATGATTGACCCCAAGCGGCTGGAATTTTCGTCCTATGAAGGCATACCGCACCTCCTCCACCCCGTGGTGCTGGATCCAAAAATGGCGGCCCAGGTGCTGAAATGGGCGGTGGAGGAGATGGAACGCCGTTATCAGATCATCAGTCTCACGGGTGTAAAAAACATCGAGTCCTACAACCGGCTGCTGGAAAAGAAGGTTCCGAAAGAGGATAAAAAAAGCATGTTGGCGCGCCTGCGCAAAGGTGGAGCCGAACATGGTCCTTTGACGGACAATGAAGATATCGCCTTGCCTCAAAAGCTGCCCTATATTGTGATCCTCATTGATGAACTAGCCGATCTGATGCTCGTCGCCCAGCGCAACGTGGAAGAATCCCTGGCGCGTCTGGCCCAGATGGCGAGAGCGGCGGGCATCCACCTGATCCTCGCCACCCAGCGCCCCTCGGTGGACGTCATTACGGGCGTCATCAAGGCCAATTTCCCCACGCGCATCTCTTTTCAGGTATCGTCGAAGGTGGATTCCCGCACCATCCTTGATCAGCACGGGGCGGAAAAACTCCTGGGCGCGGGCGATATGCTTTTCCTCCCTCCTGGCACCTCCAAACTGACGCGCATCCACGGCGCCTATGTCTCGGACAAGGAGATAGGGCGCATCGTGGACTTTATCAAAAAACAGGCCCAGCCGGCCTATGATGAATCTATTGCCCAGTTCGAGGCGGAGACGGCGGAGGAAGGCAGGAAAGAGGGCGACTTTGATGAAAAATATGACGAGGCCGTGGAATTAGTCACCGAGCTGGGGCACGCCTCGGTATCGCTCGTCCAGCGCTATATGAAAATTGGTTATAACCGGGCGGCGCGCATTATTGAGCGCATGGAAGTGGAGGGCGTCGTCGGCCCGTCGGACGGCGTCAAAACGCGAAAAGTGCTGGCCAGGAGAATCCCCAAGTGA
- the rimO gene encoding 30S ribosomal protein S12 methylthiotransferase RimO, whose protein sequence is MKDAVHIISLGCPKNLVDSEVMAAALTKGGYRIAPDPRAAAIILVNTCAFILPAKEESIDEILRAANWKKSGRCRHLVVTGCLPQRYGRSLAAELPEVDAFLDTNEAPHIAGHLDRLRDRQNAAPLTIIANPTFLMNSGHARLLSTPAYSAYLKIAEGCSNYCSYCIIPAIRGKARSRPIDDLVREAEILAAQGVREIIITAQDTTAYGRDLKGHPHLSELLQSLAAIDQLRWIRLLYTYPGKLDKKTLTVMAAAEKICPYLDIPIQHIDDDILNAMHRQGGSAQITAGIALAREAIPGVALRTSLIVGFPGETPSRFKRLLNFIVATRFDHLGVFKYSREEETAAAIIPGHISERTRENRRSQLMEEQATVSSSINQTLIGSRQEVLIEGGSDIPDYPFIGRCRRQAPEIDGITYVKGKGLTAGDFVACTITGADTYDLYAES, encoded by the coding sequence ATGAAAGACGCCGTTCACATCATCAGTCTCGGCTGTCCTAAAAACCTCGTAGATTCGGAGGTCATGGCCGCCGCGCTGACCAAGGGCGGTTACCGGATTGCACCTGATCCCCGGGCAGCAGCAATCATTCTGGTCAACACCTGCGCCTTCATCCTGCCGGCCAAAGAAGAGTCAATTGACGAGATCCTGCGCGCAGCCAACTGGAAGAAATCCGGCCGGTGCCGCCACCTCGTGGTAACGGGTTGCCTCCCGCAGCGGTACGGAAGGAGCCTCGCGGCCGAGTTGCCGGAGGTGGATGCCTTTCTCGACACCAACGAGGCGCCTCATATCGCCGGACATTTGGACAGGCTCCGGGACAGGCAAAACGCCGCCCCCCTGACCATCATCGCCAATCCCACTTTTCTCATGAATTCAGGTCATGCCCGCCTGCTCTCCACCCCCGCTTATAGCGCCTACCTCAAGATCGCCGAAGGCTGCTCCAACTACTGCTCCTACTGCATCATCCCGGCCATCCGGGGGAAAGCGCGCAGCCGGCCCATAGACGATCTAGTGCGGGAGGCGGAGATTCTGGCAGCGCAGGGAGTCCGGGAAATAATCATCACCGCCCAGGATACCACCGCCTATGGCCGCGATCTGAAAGGACATCCCCACCTGAGCGAACTATTGCAGAGTCTCGCCGCCATTGACCAACTGCGGTGGATCAGGCTACTCTACACCTATCCGGGCAAATTGGACAAAAAAACGCTTACGGTTATGGCCGCGGCAGAAAAAATCTGCCCCTACCTGGACATTCCGATCCAGCATATTGATGACGACATCCTGAATGCCATGCACCGTCAGGGCGGCAGCGCCCAGATCACGGCCGGTATCGCGCTCGCCAGAGAGGCGATTCCCGGTGTGGCCTTGCGGACTTCGCTGATCGTGGGTTTCCCGGGAGAAACGCCGTCCCGCTTCAAAAGACTCCTGAATTTTATTGTCGCCACCCGGTTCGATCACCTGGGCGTCTTCAAGTATTCACGGGAAGAAGAAACGGCGGCGGCCATCATTCCGGGTCATATCTCGGAAAGGACCAGGGAAAACCGCCGCAGCCAGTTGATGGAAGAACAAGCCACCGTTTCCAGCTCCATCAACCAAACCCTGATCGGCTCCCGGCAGGAGGTGCTGATCGAAGGCGGCAGTGACATCCCTGATTATCCTTTTATCGGCCGTTGCCGACGGCAGGCGCCGGAAATTGACGGGATTACCTATGTCAAGGGTAAGGGGCTTACAGCCGGGGACTTTGTCGCCTGCACAATCACCGGCGCCGACACCTATGATCTTTATGCGGAAAGTTGA
- a CDS encoding curli production assembly protein CsgG has protein sequence MPDKAKVKVVGTQQVQVSRVLTDEASSKYLKRKVAIARFTNETKYGRSFFSDGKDENVGKQATDILSAKLAATNKFLLLERSDIEKTFSEMKLKIARDELSELHLSADYLIIGSISELGRREVGEVGVFSRSKKQTAYCKVNVRLIDVHTGEIVYSEEGSGEAFSEVGSVMGLGGRAGYDYTLNDKVISAAISKLVNNIIENLLDKPWRSYILSYDGSFYFTAGGKSQGIAKGDIFEVFQRGNKVKNPQTGIMIELPGRLIGKIKVENMMGNTSADEVSMCSRVSGNLPNERLDQLYVQEMGRK, from the coding sequence ATGCCTGATAAGGCGAAGGTTAAGGTTGTTGGTACGCAACAGGTGCAAGTCAGTAGAGTGTTAACGGATGAAGCTTCTTCAAAGTATCTAAAGAGAAAAGTTGCTATAGCGCGATTTACTAACGAAACTAAATATGGGCGAAGTTTTTTCTCTGATGGAAAAGATGAAAATGTTGGCAAACAGGCTACGGATATTCTCTCAGCAAAGTTAGCAGCAACAAACAAATTTTTACTCCTCGAACGCTCCGATATTGAAAAGACATTTAGTGAAATGAAACTGAAGATAGCTCGGGATGAACTCTCAGAGCTTCATCTATCGGCTGATTACCTTATCATAGGTTCAATATCTGAATTGGGCAGAAGGGAAGTTGGCGAAGTAGGTGTTTTCAGCCGCTCCAAAAAACAGACCGCATATTGCAAAGTAAACGTGAGGTTGATTGATGTACATACGGGGGAAATCGTTTATTCCGAGGAAGGTTCTGGCGAAGCATTCTCTGAAGTAGGGTCTGTCATGGGGCTCGGTGGACGAGCAGGGTATGACTATACCCTAAATGACAAGGTAATTTCCGCTGCCATATCAAAGCTTGTCAACAATATCATCGAAAATCTTCTGGATAAACCGTGGCGATCATACATTCTTTCATATGATGGAAGTTTCTACTTTACAGCTGGCGGAAAATCACAAGGAATTGCCAAGGGCGATATTTTTGAGGTTTTTCAGAGAGGTAATAAAGTCAAAAATCCCCAAACCGGAATAATGATAGAATTACCTGGGCGGTTGATTGGAAAAATCAAAGTGGAGAACATGATGGGCAACACCTCGGCCGATGAAGTATCGATGTGTTCCCGAGTATCAGGCAATCTTCCCAATGAAAGATTAGATCAGCTCTATGTTCAGGAAATGGGCAGGAAATAA
- a CDS encoding DUF4810 domain-containing protein gives MKVFLSCSLIVLFFLNGCAPVVANTPKYYWGNYSQALYKNKKDHTPESYQNYKNALAKIVEISKAGVFLVPPGIYSEYGFILAQEGKLDEAKVYFALEKEKYPESTIFVDRLMKATGGSL, from the coding sequence ATGAAAGTATTTTTATCTTGCTCACTTATCGTTCTTTTCTTCTTAAACGGGTGTGCACCTGTGGTAGCGAATACCCCCAAGTATTATTGGGGTAATTATTCCCAGGCACTATATAAGAATAAGAAGGATCATACACCTGAAAGCTATCAGAACTACAAAAACGCTCTTGCTAAAATCGTGGAAATATCTAAGGCAGGTGTTTTTTTAGTGCCACCTGGCATTTATTCTGAGTACGGATTCATCCTTGCTCAGGAAGGAAAACTTGACGAAGCTAAAGTTTATTTCGCCTTGGAAAAGGAAAAATACCCTGAGTCAACAATTTTCGTTGACAGACTTATGAAAGCGACAGGAGGCTCATTATGA
- a CDS encoding DUF799 family lipoprotein, with translation MKTFKLSPLVLCILLLAGCGPKLITKGDAYPGHYREAPLSILVLPAINESTAADAKDFYSTTVAEPLAFAGYYVFPLEVVTEILKKEGLADTETLMNVPQKKFKEYFGADAVLYVKILKWDTFYFVIGGNVTVGIECELKSTTTGDLIWRYNGSLTLDTTAEDRNVGSPIASLIVKLVETAVKTAVTDYVPIAKRVNYMVTSSMPFGKYHKLHGKDQGLNVLEDKVKPKEQKK, from the coding sequence ATGAAGACCTTTAAACTTTCTCCTCTCGTTCTGTGTATATTACTCTTAGCGGGCTGTGGGCCTAAACTGATCACTAAAGGTGATGCTTACCCTGGTCATTACAGGGAAGCCCCCCTTTCAATTCTCGTTTTACCCGCAATCAATGAGTCAACGGCGGCGGATGCGAAGGATTTTTACTCCACAACGGTTGCGGAACCTCTCGCCTTTGCAGGCTATTATGTTTTTCCTCTAGAAGTAGTCACAGAGATATTGAAAAAAGAGGGTCTCGCAGATACGGAAACACTAATGAATGTTCCCCAAAAAAAATTTAAGGAGTATTTCGGAGCCGATGCAGTTCTGTATGTCAAGATTCTAAAATGGGACACGTTCTACTTTGTTATAGGAGGTAATGTGACTGTTGGCATCGAATGTGAGCTGAAATCAACTACCACGGGGGACCTGATTTGGAGGTATAATGGCAGCTTAACATTGGATACTACAGCGGAAGATCGAAATGTTGGATCTCCCATTGCGAGCTTAATTGTAAAATTGGTTGAAACAGCCGTCAAGACAGCTGTAACAGATTATGTTCCTATTGCAAAGAGGGTAAATTATATGGTGACGTCATCAATGCCCTTCGGCAAATACCATAAGCTGCACGGTAAGGATCAAGGATTAAACGTTTTGGAAGATAAAGTTAAACCAAAAGAGCAGAAAAAGTAG
- a CDS encoding NYN domain-containing protein, whose translation MANILVDGYNLIGIAHRDFEKARQDLILQLDRYAGLKRHSITVVFDGWKNGQAAETKMRRGDVTVIYSSLGERADSVIKNMLSSATKPWIVVSSDREIYEFARKKYLVALKSDEFAGKLASALAAGGKGKEENLYDGYEDEYEDEDEGDDLQRGGKKGNPNKLSKEDKRKTEALKKL comes from the coding sequence ATGGCCAATATCCTCGTTGACGGCTACAATTTGATCGGCATTGCGCACCGGGATTTTGAGAAGGCGCGCCAGGACCTTATTTTGCAGCTTGACCGGTATGCCGGTCTGAAGAGGCACAGCATTACCGTTGTCTTTGACGGCTGGAAGAATGGACAAGCGGCCGAGACAAAAATGAGGCGGGGCGATGTAACAGTTATCTATTCTAGTCTCGGTGAAAGGGCCGACAGCGTTATTAAAAATATGTTGTCTTCCGCAACAAAACCCTGGATCGTCGTCAGTTCCGACCGGGAAATTTATGAATTTGCCCGGAAGAAATATCTCGTCGCCCTCAAGTCGGATGAATTTGCCGGTAAGCTTGCTTCGGCGTTAGCCGCCGGTGGAAAAGGTAAAGAAGAAAATTTGTATGATGGCTATGAAGACGAGTATGAAGATGAAGACGAAGGTGATGATCTGCAACGGGGCGGTAAAAAAGGGAATCCGAATAAGCTCTCTAAAGAGGACAAGCGCAAAACAGAGGCGCTGAAAAAACTGTAG
- a CDS encoding carbon monoxide dehydrogenase subunit G yields MIIEGKFTVKAPIQGLWDMLLDPATLGSCLPGAEKIEKIDEKTYDAVVKQKVGPIKVTLKFRNVLTEVQPPHRLVLEGEGEDITKLGHMKQKTTVELKETGDGNVEVSYKSDVAIVGKLAMFGDRVMKSKAKDVEKEFTQNLLAKLKG; encoded by the coding sequence ATGATTATCGAGGGAAAGTTTACGGTCAAGGCGCCGATTCAGGGACTGTGGGACATGCTGCTCGATCCCGCCACGCTCGGCTCGTGCCTCCCCGGCGCTGAAAAGATCGAAAAGATTGATGAAAAGACATACGATGCCGTGGTCAAGCAGAAGGTAGGCCCCATCAAGGTCACGCTCAAATTCAGGAATGTCCTCACGGAAGTGCAGCCGCCGCACCGCCTCGTCCTGGAAGGCGAGGGAGAAGATATAACCAAGCTCGGCCACATGAAACAGAAGACCACCGTTGAACTCAAGGAAACCGGCGACGGCAATGTGGAGGTGTCATACAAGTCCGATGTGGCAATCGTCGGCAAGCTGGCCATGTTCGGCGACCGCGTCATGAAGAGCAAGGCCAAGGACGTGGAAAAGGAGTTTACGCAGAACCTGCTGGCGAAGCTGAAGGGATAG